In Gasterosteus aculeatus chromosome 15, fGasAcu3.hap1.1, whole genome shotgun sequence, a single genomic region encodes these proteins:
- the kidins220a gene encoding kinase D-interacting substrate of 220 kDa B isoform X5 yields MDTPTSLKMTNLAIQSLFSYVEEENLAAIKAHLEKFKDVDSRSDNGQTPLMVAAELGNLEIVQELIRRGANVNFDDVDCWTSLISAAKEGHMEVVKELLENNANLEHRDMGGWTAVMWGAYKGCTDVVQLLLEKGANPNITGQYSVYPIIWAAGRGHAEIVHLLLQHGAKVNCSDKYGTTPLIWAARKGHYDCVMHLLANGADVDQEGANSMTALIVGVKGGYTEVVKELLKRNPNVNMTDKDGNTALAIAAKEGQTEIVQDLLDAGTYVNILDRSGETMLIGAVRGGHVEIVRALLNKYADIDVRGQDGKSALYWAVEKGHATMVRDILQCNPDTESCTKEGETPLIKATKMRNIEIVELLLDKGAKVSAVEKKGDTPLHIAIRGRSRKLAELLLRNPKDGRLLYRPNKAGETPYNIDCTHQKSILTQIFGAKHLSPSESDGDMLGYDLYSSALADILIEPTMQPPICVGLYAQWGSGKSFLLKKLEDEMKTFAGQQIEPLFEFSWLVVFLTLLLCGSVAVVLGFTVDPKLAIAVSLSLLALLYIFFVLVYFGSRRERESWNWAWVISTRLARQVGYLELLLKLMFVNPPELPEQTTRALPVRFLFTDYNRLSSVGGETSMAEMIATLSDACEREFGFMATRLFRVFKRDEIQGKKWKKTCCVPSFVLFVLTLGCLITGTALLAIFKVNPDNLTINAVLIAMASVVALALLLNCRTWWQVADSVLNSQRKRLHSAADNLHRLKSEGFMKVLKQEVELMSKMAKTIDGFTQNQTRMAVIIDGLDACEQDKVLQMLDTVRVLFSKGPFISIFASDPHIIIKAINQNLNSVLRDSNINGHDYMRNIVHLPVFLNSRGLSTAKKLCLAAPVNGETFPAEGWHEDMDRKISQSSVAQDQAKFGSKNALNRRDTYRRRQMQRTITRQMSFDLTKLLVTEDWFSDISPQTMRRLLNIVSITGRLLRANQIIFNWDRLASWINLTEEWPYRTSWIILFLEETDGVSDQIALKTIYERISKNIPTTKDVEPLLEIDGDIRSFEVFLSSRTPVLAARDVEMFLPCTVNLDPKLREIIADVRAAREQMHMGGVTYPTLPLQEAAPRPQSGYGQPSAACSPVGSFTGSLPPQPHSAYFSGITGPQHPFYNRGSRAVLLSSMNTGAVCERLRQLDGIDPGMLPQYSSTIKKANINGRVLSQCNIDELKKEMEMNFGDWQLFRGTVLELRHSETQALLQDECRAASEQDSSSHNGEPSRRSGGAQHEAAAFSLNLSFEELSGAGLEEPQRHSHNSHWPATNLRTLSMSSLNSQESSNDICKLTDKQQAEYHDAYKEYIAQMAQVEMSGGGGRERPVQPHPGQFLQAASSEDKGAKEGADQDSRKSFTKRGSKPSDVADFPSGADAQPLDPISEEDEKLDHSTLSRNSGSRKKVGGSLYHKLPNDEDSSPEEADNTTPLLRKESTAGSLRSHSGSQPTGLLPKPGLLTEILLDKKDSSDSGMRSSDSSSDRSLEEAEGDADGEREPLKPSLIELELEGLVKKRGLLPSSLQDAAVARMSICSEAASEASLMASSPDEGWPSHGVGNLNCTTSTFNDNANRTTDNSPLPPVNLAGMDSSTTTTATFNPSPAVIITPGSSSTANTTTAAIHNQNLRTISLGDETESVL; encoded by the exons ATGGATACCCCCACCTCTCTGAAGATGACCAATCTGGCCATCCAGAGCCTTTTCAGctacgtggaggaggagaacctggCCGCCATCAAAGCACATTTGGAAAAGTTCAAAGACGTGGATAGCCGGAGTGAC AATGGACAGACTCCCCTGATGGTGGCGGCAGAGCTGGGAAATCTGGAGATAGTGCAGGAGCTCATTCGCAGAGGAGCCAACGTTAACTTCGATGATGTT gactgCTGGACCTCGTTGATCTCGGCAGCTAAGGAGGGCCACATGGAGGTggtgaaggagctgctggagaacaaTGCCAACCTGGAACATCGAGACATG GGAGGTTGGACTGCCGTCATGTGGGGAGCCTATAAAGGTTGTACGGATGTGGTCCAGCTGCTCTTGGAAAAAGGAGCAAACCCCAACATAACTGGTCAG TACAGCGTCTACCCCATTATCTGGGCGGCGGGTCGAGGCCACGCAGAGATTGTccatctcctgctgcagcacggAGCCAAGGTCAACTGCTCCGACAAG TATGGTACCACTCCGTTGATCTGGGCAGCCAGGAAGGGCCACTACGACTGTGTAATGCACCTTCTGGCCAACGGGGCCGACGTGGACCAAGAAGGAGCG aACTCAATGACGGCTCTGATTGTGGGAGTGAAAGGGGGCTACACAGAGGTTgtgaaggagctgctgaagaGGAACCCCAACGTCAACATGACGGACAAGGACGGCAACACGGCCCTGGCCATTGCCGCCAAGGAGGGTCAAACCGAGATCGTACAGGACCTGCTGGACGCCGGCACCTACGTCAATATCCTCGACAGG AGTGGGGAGACAATGCTGATTGGAGCAGTGAGAGGAGGTCATGTGGAGATAGTTCGAGCTCTGCTGAACAAATACGCCGATATCGACGTCAGGGGCCAG GATGGGAAGTCTGCCCTCTACTGGGCAGTGGAGAAAGGCCACGCCACCATGGTGAGGGACATCCTGCAGTGTAACCCTGACACCGAGAGCTGCACTAAG GAAGGAGAGACTCCACTTATCAAAGCCACAAAAATGAGGAACATAGAGATAGTGGAGCTCCTGCTGGATAAAGGAGCTAAAGTGTCTGCAGTGGAAAAG AAAGGAGACACACCCCTCCACATTGCCATTCGAGGGCGCAGCCGCAAGTTGGCGGAGCTGCTGCTAAGGAACCCTAAAGATGGCCGCCTGCTTTACCGCCCAAATAAAGCTGGAGAGACACCGTACAACATTGACTGTACCCATCAGAAAAGCATCCTCACACAGATATTTGGAGCCA agcACCTCTCCCCCTCGGAGTCTGACGGAGACATGTTGGGCTATGACCTGTATAGCAGTGCCCTAGCAGACATCCTTATTGAGCCCACCATGCAGCCGCCTATCTGTGTTGGCCTTTACGCTCAGTGGGGCAGCGGCAAGTCTTTTCTTCTGAAGAAACTGGAGG ATGAGATGAAGACTTTTGCCGGACAGCAGATAGAGCCCCTGTTCGAGTTCTCTTGGCTGGTGGTCTTTCTCACCCTGCTACTCTGCGGCTCAGTGGCCGTGGTTCTGGGCTTCACTGTTGATCCCAAGCTGGCCATAGCCGTCTCCCTCAGCCTCCTCGCTCTACTCTACATCTTCTTTG TGTTGGTGTACTTTGGAAGTCGGCGGGAGAGGGAGAGCTGGAACTGGGCGTGGGTCATCAGCACCCGTCTGGCTCGCCAGGTCGGttacctggagctgctgctcaaaCTGATGTTTGTCAACCCCCCTGAACTTCCCGAGCAGACCACCCGCGCACTGCCCGTTAG GTTTCTGTTCACCGACTACAATCGCTTGTCCAGTGTTGGAGGGGAGACCTCCATGGCTGAGATGATTGCCACGCTCTCTGATGCCTGTGAGAGGGAGTTTGGCTTCATGGCCACCAGACTCTTCAGGGTTTTCAAGAGAGATGAGATCCAAG GTAAGAAATGGAAGAAAACATGTTGTGTTCCCTCGTTCGTGCTGTTCGTCTTGACGCTGGGATGCCTGATCACTGGCACGGCCCTGTTGGCTATCTTTAAG GTGAACCCGGATAATTTGACAATAAATGCCGTGCTGATAGCCATGGCCAGTGTGGTGGCCCTGGCCTTACTGCTCAACTGCAGGACCTGGTGGCAGGTGGCCGACTCCGTCCTCAACTCTCAGAGGAAACGGCTGCACAGTGCTGCCGACAACTTGCATCGACTCAAGAGTGAAGGATTTATGAAG GTTCTGAAGCAGGAAGTGGAGCTAATGTCCAAAATGGCCAAGACCATTGATGGCTTTACCCAGAACCAGACGCGCATGGCGGTCATCATCGACGGACTGGACGCCTGTGAGCAGGACAAAGTTCTCCAGATGCTGGACACG GTGAGGGTCCTCTTCTCCAAAGGCCCTTTTATCTCCATCTTTGCCAGCGACCCCCATATTATCATCAAAGCTATCAACCAGAACCTCAACAGTGTGCTGAGAGACTCCAACATCAACGGACATGACTACATGAGGAACATCGTCCACCTGCCAGTATTCCTCAACAGCAGAGGTCTCAGCACGGCCAAGAAGCTCTGCCTGGCCGCGCCCGTCAATGGAGAGACCTTTCCCGCCGAAG GATGGCACGAAGACATGGACAGGAAGATTTCTCAGAGCAGCGTGGCCCAAGACCAGGCCAAGTTTGGCAGCAAGAACGCCCTAAACCGCAGG GACACGTACCGCCGTCGGCAGATGCAGAGGACCATAACCAGGCAGATGTCCTTCGACCTGACCAAGCTGCTGGTGACCGAGGACTGGTTTAGCGACATCAGCCCTCAGACCATGAGGAGGCTGCTCAACATCGTTTCTATCACAG GCCGTTTGCTGCGGGCCAATCAGATCATCTTCAACTGGGATCGGCTGGCGTCGTGGATCAACCTGACGGAGGAGTGGCCTTACAGGACATCGTGGATCATCCTCTTTTTGGAAGAGACCGACGGAGTGTCTGACCAGATAGCTCTCAAGACAATATACGAAAG AATCTCCAAGAACATCCCGACCACAAAGGACGTGGAGCCGCTGCTGGAGATTGACGGAGACATCCGCAGCTTTGAGGTCTTCCTGTCCTCCAGGACGCCCGTTCTCGCCGCCAGAGATGTGGAGATGTTCCTGCCCTGCACCGTCAATCTGGACCCCAAACTCCGGGAGATCATAGCAG ATGTGCGAGCGGCCAGGGAGCAGATGCACATGGGAGGGGTGACCTATCCCACGCTGCCCCTGCAAGAGGCAGCGCCCCGCCCCCAGTCCGGCTACGGCCAGCCGTCTGCCGCCTGCTCCCCAGTGGGCTCCTTCACCGGATCTCTGCCTCCTCAGCCTCACAGTGCCTACTTCAGTGGGATAACTGGCCCTCAGCACCCCTTTTACAACCGG GGCTCTCGTGCGGTCCTGCTCAGCTCCATGAACACGGGTGCCGTGTGTGAGCGTCTGAGACAACTAGATGGGATCGACCCCGGCATGCTGCCTCAGTACTCATCCACCATCAAGAAG GCTAATATAAATGGTAGAGTGCTGTCTCAGTGCAACATTGATGAGCtgaagaaagagatggagatgaaCTTCGGCGATTGGCAGCTCTTCAGGGGAACG GTGCTGGAACTGCGTCACTCTGAAACCCAGGCCCTGCTTCAAGACGAGTGCCGAGCTGCTAGCGAACAGGACAGCAGCTCGCACAACGGGGAGCCCAGCAGACGCTCAGGGGGGGCCCAGCATGAAGCGGCAGCCTTCAGCCTGAATCTCAGCTTCGAGGAGCTCAGCGGAGCCGGGCTGGAGGAACCTCAGCGGCACAGCCACAACTCCCACTGGCCG gCGACTAACCTCCGCACCTTAAGCATGTCCAGCCTCAACTCTCAGGAATCCTCCAATGATATCTGCAAGCTGACGGACAAGCAGCAGGCCGAGTACCACGATGCCTACAAGGAGTACATCGCTCAGATGGCGCAGGTGGAGAtgtccggcggcggcggcagagaGAGGCCCGTGCAGCCCCACCCGGGACAATTTCTTCAAGCTGCCAGCTCAGAGGACAAAGGG GCCAAGGAAGGAGCTGACCAAGACAGCCGCAAATCCTTCACCAAGAGAGGCTCCAAGCCTAGTGATGTCGCAGACTTCCCTTCCGGGGCCGATGCCCAGCCTCTAGACCCCATCAGTGAAGAGGATGAGAAGCTTGACCACAGCACATTGTCCAGGAATTCCGGCTCCAGGAAGAAGGTAGGCGGGTCGTTGTACCACAAGCTGCCCAACGACGAGGACTCCAGCCCCGAGGAGGCCGACAACACCACACCTCTCCTCCGCAAAGAGAGTACAGCTGGTTCCCTGCGCTCCCACAGCGGCTCCCAGCCCACTGGCCTCCTGCCCAAGCCTGGCCTCCTCACCGAAATCCTCCTGGATAAGAAGGACTCGTCTGACTCAGGGATGCGCTCCAGTGACAGCTCCTCCGACCGCTCCCTCGAGGAGGCTGAAGGGGACGCCGACGGAGAGAGGGAGCCACTGAAGCCCAGCCTGATTGAACTGGAGCTGGAGGGTCTGGTGAAGAAGCGAGGCCTCCTCCCCAGCAGCCTGCAGGACGCGGCGGTGGCGCGCATGTCCATCTGCTCTGAGGCGGCGTCCGAGGCCAGCCTCATGGCCAGCAGCCCCGACGAGGGCTGGCCGTCTCACGGGGTCGGCAACCTCAACTGCACCACCAGCACCTTCAACGACAACGCAAACCGCACCACCGACAACAGCCCCCTGCCGCCGGTTAACCTCGCAGGCATGGACTCCTCCACAACCACCACCGCCACCTTCAACCCCTCGCCAGCTGTCATCATCAcccccggcagcagcagcactgccaACACCACCACTGCAGCCATCCACAACCAGAACCTGCGCACCATCAGCCTGGGAGATGAGACGGAGAGCGTCCTCTGA